A portion of the Malania oleifera isolate guangnan ecotype guangnan chromosome 3, ASM2987363v1, whole genome shotgun sequence genome contains these proteins:
- the LOC131150700 gene encoding PH, RCC1 and FYVE domains-containing protein 1, producing MADPVSYGNSERDIEQALIALKKGTQLIKYSRKGKPKFCPFRISTDEKTLIWFSHGEERNLKLSSVARIIPGQRTPVFRRYLRPEKDYLSFSLLYNNGERSLDLICKDKVEAEVWFAGLKALISSGQHHNRRTKSDISDLQDGGDFVQTGRPFGAALEFTSSISRGRVSIEYSSRESSVSLGSSDVGSERANMQLRTSTGDGFRLSISSTPSSSSQGSGPDDIESLGDVYVWGEVWSDGVSTDGFISPFPAKIDVLTPKPLESNVVLDVHQISCGVRHVALVTRQGEVFTWGEEAGGRLGHGIDKDFSRPHLVEHLAVTNVDSVACGECHTCAVSTSGDLFSWGDGSYNAGLLGHGTDVSHWIPKRVSGPLEGLQVLSVACGRWHSALATSNGKLFTFGDGSFGVLGHGDRESVAYPREVQLLSGLKTIKVACGVLHTAAIVEVMSQSGANISNVSSRKLFTWGDGDKNRLGHGSKEAYLLPTCVSGLIDYNFHQIACGYNITVALTTSGHVFTIGSTAYGQLGSPHADGKLPWLVQDKLVGEFVEEISCGAYHVAVLTSRSEVFTWGRGANGRLGHGDMEDRSSPTLVEALKDRHVKNISCGSNFTASICIHKWVSGADQSVCSGCRQAFGFTRKRHNCYNCGLVHCHACSSKKALRAALAPTPGKPHRVCDSCYAKLKASEAGNASNINRKIAAPHRSIDMKERPDKGEARSSRILAPLTTEPVKYLEVKSVKYGSKYDSPSIIRASQVPSLLQLKDISFPSSLSVLQNALKPVISAAPQPPLSPQPVINSRPASPYSRRPSPPRSAIPVFSRSVIDSLKKTNEILNQEVSKLQNQIKSLKQKYDVRDVELQNLRKNAQEIASLATKESSNCTVAKEVIMSVATQLNEMSKKLPPEVHDCETFKAMNAQVEAFLHTAGTEASKVSSSLLANLDSDQQNTVGKTPLMQDHGMEDHLDAVGAADLSQNGESILQVTSKLPTSDARVPQQGTEISSRLHEASIVKNDGEKQIIEQFEPGVYVTLIQLRNGVKIFKRVRFSKRRFDSHQAEEWWKENKDRLLRKYTLPSTSGVPTITQARGEENEEAAPSSQT from the exons GATGAAAAAACATTGATCTGGTTCTCGCACGGAGAAGAAAGGAATTTGAAATTATCTTCAGTGGCACGAATTATCCCTGGACAAAGAACT CCTGTGTTTAGAAGGTATTTGCGCCCTGAAAAGGATTACTTGTCATTTTCACTTCTATATAACAACGGTGAAAGATCTCTTGATCTG ATCTGCAAGGACAAAGTTGAAGCAGAGGTTTGGTTTGCTGGCCTCAAGGCTTTAATTTCTAGTGGCCAACATCATAATAGGCGTACTAAGAGCGATATATCTGAC TTGCAAGACGGTGGTGATTTTGTTCAGACTGGTCGTCCTTTTGGTGCAGCCTTAGAGTTCACTTCAAGTATTTCACGTGGTAGAGTATCAATTGAATACAGTTCTCGTGAATCTTCTGTGAGTCTGGGAAGCTCAGATGTGGGGTCAGAACGTGCAAATATGCAATTAAGGACAAGTACTGGAGATGGTTTTCGTCTTAGCATTTCAAGCACTCCTAGCTCTTCAAGCCAAGGCTCTGGACCTGATGATATAGAGTCACTAGGTGATGTTTATGTATGGGGAGAGGTTTGGTCTGATGGAGTTTCAACTGATGGATTTATTAGCCCATTTCCTGCAAAAATTGATGTGCTCACTCCTAAGCCTTTAGAATCAAATGTTGTTCTGGATGTTCATCAAATTTCTTGTGGCGTTCGACATGTTGCCCTTGTTACAAGGCAAGGTGAGGTTTTCACTTGGGGAGAGGAAGCTGGGGGTAGACTTGGTCATGGAATTGATAAAGATTTTAGTCGCCCTCACCTTGTTGAACATCTAGCAGTTACTAATGTTGATTCAGTTGCATGTGGTGAGTGTCATACATGTGCAGTGTCTACATCTGGAGATTTGTTTTCTTGGGGTGATGGTTCCTATAATGCTGGGCTTCTTGGTCATGGAACTGATGTTAGCCATTGGATACCAAAAAGGGTGTCTGGTCCTTTGGAAGGGCTTCAAGTTCTCTCAGTTGCATGTGGTAGATGGCATTCAGCATTGGCAACTTCAAATGGGAAACTGTTCACATTTGGTGATGGATCATTTGGTGTTTTAGGCCATGGGGATCGAGAAAGTGTTGCGTATCCAAGGGAAGTTCAATTATTAAGTGGACTAAAAACTATTAAAGTTGCATGTGGAGTATTACATACCGCAGCTATTGTAGAGGTTATGAGCCAATCCGGTGCAAATATATCAAATGTATCATCAAGGAAATTATTCACCTGGGGCGATGGTGACAAAAACCGTTTGGGTCATGGAAGCAAAGAAGCATATCTTCTTCCTACATGTGTGTCTGGCCTTATTGACTATAACTTCCATCAGATTGCATGTGGATATAATATCACTGTTGCCCTCACTACTTCAGGTCATGTTTTTACAATAGGAAGTACTGCATACGGACAACTAGGCAGTCCACATGCTGATGGAAAGTTACCTTGGCTAGTACAAGATAAATTGGTTGGTGAATTTGTTGAAGAAATATCTTGTGGGGCATATCATGTTGCTGTCCTAACATCGAGAAGTGAAGTATTCACATGGGGTAGAGGTGCAAATGGGAGATTGGGACATGGAGACATGGAAGATCGAAGTTCCCCAACATTGGTTGAAGCATTGAAAGATAGGCATGTCAAAAATATTTCATGTGGCTCAAATTTCACTGCTAGTATATGCATTCATAAATGGGTCTCTGGAGCAGACCAATCAGTATGTTCTGGTTGTCGGCAGGCATTTGGTTTTACTAGAAAGAGGCACAATTGTTATAACTGTGGTCTAGTGCATTGTCATGCTTGTAGCTCAAAAAAAGCATTAAGGGCGGCATTGGCTCCGACTCCAGGCAAACCGCATCGTGTGTGCGACTCTTGCTATGCAAAACTTAAAGCTTCTGAGGCTGGCAATGCCTCTAATATTAATAGGAAAATAGCAGCACCTCACCGCTCAATTGACATGAAGGAAAGGCCTGACAAAGGAGAGGCAAGATCTTCGAGGATTTTGGCACCACTGACCACAGAACCAGTCAAGTACCTTGAAGTCAAATCAGTAAAATATGGGTCCAAATATGATTCTCCTTCCATCATCAGAGCTTCACAAGTTCCATCCCTTTTACAACTAAAAGATATCTCATTTCCAAGTTCATTAAGTGTTCTCCAAAATGCGTTGAAGCCGGTTATTTCCGCAGCACCACAACCTCCACTCTCTCCTCAACCAGTAATCAACTCAAGACCTGCTTCTCCATACTCACGGAGACCAAGCCCTCCACGATCTGCCATTCCTGTATTTTCTAGGAGTGTCATTGATAGCCTCAAGAAGACAAATGAAATTTTAAACCAAGAAGTGTCTAAACTACAAAACCAA ATTAAGAGTTTGAAGCAGAAGTATGATGTTCGAGAtgtggagcttcaaaatttgcgTAAAAATGCTCAAGAAATTGCTTCATTGGCTACAAAGGAATCTTCCAACTGTACAGTTGCGAAGGAAGTCATCATGTCTGTTGCAACacag ttgaatgaaatgtCAAAGAAGTTACCTCCTGAGGTCCATGATTGCGAAACATTCAAAGCTATGAATGCTCAAGTTGAAGCTTTTCTACATACAGCTGGAACTGAAGCATCTAAAGTTTCTTCATCCTTATTGGCAAATTTGGATTCTGATCAACAAAATACAGTAGGAAAAACTCCCTTAATGCAAGATCATGGGATGGAAGATCATTTAGATGCTGTTGGAGCTGCTGATCTATCACAAAATGGTGAAAGTATACTTCAGGTTACTAGTAAATTGCCTACTTCTGATGCAAGAGTACCTCAACAAGGTACAGAAATTAGCTCAAGGTTGCATGAAGCATCAATAGTGAAGAATGATGGAGAGAAACAAATTATTGAGCAATTTGAGCCCGGCGTTTATGTAACTCTCATTCAACTTCGCAATGGAGTTAAGATCTTCAAGCGCGTCCGATTCAG CAAAAGAAGGTTCGACTCCCATCAGGCAGAAGAATGGTGGAAAGAGAACAAAGACAGGCTACTTAGGAAGTACACTCTCCCATCAACGAGTGGTGTTCCAACCATCACTCAAGCACGCGGTGAGGAAAATGAAGAAGCAGCACCATCTTCCCAAACATAA